A window of Neisseria canis contains these coding sequences:
- a CDS encoding YggS family pyridoxal phosphate-dependent enzyme → MAMLQQNYQSVLAQIATAEKHAKRHDKSVRLIAVSKTFPASDIREVYAAGQRDFGENYIQEWYAKTEELADLPDLVWHVIGQVQSNKTKFVAERAHWVHTIDKLKTAERLSAQRPQHMPPLQVCIEVNVSGEASKHGVPPQEAVALAAAVSKLANLKVRGLMCVAEAVVGEDELKRQFLLMRDLLGRLQAAGVDADVLSMGMSADMPLAVACGATHVRIGSAIFGKRHYV, encoded by the coding sequence ATGGCGATGTTGCAACAAAATTACCAATCTGTGTTGGCGCAGATTGCAACGGCTGAAAAACATGCTAAACGGCATGACAAAAGCGTACGGCTGATAGCGGTAAGCAAAACGTTTCCCGCATCGGATATCCGGGAGGTGTATGCGGCGGGGCAGCGTGATTTTGGTGAAAACTATATTCAGGAATGGTATGCCAAAACAGAGGAGTTGGCGGATTTACCTGATTTGGTTTGGCATGTTATCGGGCAGGTGCAGTCGAATAAAACCAAGTTTGTGGCCGAGCGGGCGCATTGGGTGCATACCATTGATAAGTTGAAAACGGCTGAGCGTTTGAGTGCTCAACGGCCGCAGCACATGCCGCCTTTGCAGGTGTGTATCGAGGTGAACGTTTCGGGTGAGGCGAGCAAACACGGCGTGCCGCCGCAAGAGGCGGTAGCATTGGCTGCGGCGGTGAGCAAACTGGCTAATTTGAAAGTGCGCGGATTGATGTGCGTAGCCGAAGCGGTGGTCGGTGAAGATGAGTTGAAACGTCAGTTTTTGCTGATGCGTGATTTATTGGGGCGGCTGCAGGCGGCAGGTGTGGATGCGGATGTGTTGTCGATGGGAATGTCTGCCGATATGCCGTTGGCGGTTGCCTGCGGTGCGACACATGTGCGGATAGGCAGCGCTATTTTCGGCAAGCGCCATTATGTTTAA
- a CDS encoding type IV pilus twitching motility protein PilT, whose product MQITDLLAFGVKNKASDLHLSSGLPPMIRVHGDVRRINLPEMTSEEVGHMITSVMNDHQRKNYQQNLETDFSFELPNVARFRVNAFMSNRGPAAVFRTIPSTVLTLEDLKAPRIFQKIADTPRGLVLVTGPTGSGKSTTLAAMINYINENHPAHILTIEDPIEFVHESKKALINQRELHEHTHSFANALKSALREDPDVILVGEMRDPETIGLALTAAETGHLVFGTLHTTGAAKTVDRIVDVFPAGEKEMVRSMLSESLRAVISQTLLKTRDGQGRVAAHEIMISTPAVRNLIRENKIAQIGSVLQTGQTHGMQTLDQALQNLVRQGVISPETARAKAQNADFA is encoded by the coding sequence ATGCAAATTACCGACTTACTCGCCTTCGGCGTAAAAAACAAAGCATCCGACCTTCACTTAAGCTCCGGCTTGCCGCCCATGATCCGTGTGCACGGCGATGTGCGCCGCATCAACCTGCCCGAAATGACTTCGGAAGAAGTGGGCCATATGATCACTTCCGTAATGAACGACCATCAGCGCAAAAACTACCAGCAAAACCTCGAAACCGACTTTTCATTCGAGCTGCCCAATGTTGCGCGCTTCCGTGTCAACGCATTTATGTCCAACCGCGGCCCGGCTGCCGTGTTCCGTACTATTCCCAGCACCGTTCTGACTCTGGAAGACCTCAAAGCACCGCGCATTTTCCAAAAAATCGCCGATACGCCGCGCGGCCTGGTTTTGGTTACCGGCCCGACAGGTTCGGGTAAGTCCACCACACTGGCGGCCATGATTAACTACATCAATGAAAACCATCCGGCGCACATCCTTACCATCGAAGATCCGATCGAGTTTGTGCATGAAAGTAAGAAAGCGCTGATCAACCAGCGTGAATTGCACGAACACACCCACAGCTTTGCCAACGCACTGAAATCGGCACTGCGTGAAGACCCGGACGTGATTCTGGTGGGCGAGATGCGCGACCCGGAAACCATCGGCTTGGCATTGACCGCCGCCGAAACCGGCCACTTGGTATTCGGCACCCTGCACACCACCGGCGCAGCCAAAACCGTTGACCGTATTGTGGACGTATTCCCGGCCGGCGAAAAAGAAATGGTGCGCTCCATGCTTTCCGAGTCGCTGCGTGCCGTAATTTCGCAAACCCTGCTGAAAACCAGAGACGGCCAAGGCCGTGTGGCAGCCCACGAAATCATGATTTCCACTCCTGCCGTGCGCAACCTGATCCGCGAAAACAAAATCGCCCAAATCGGTTCCGTGCTGCAAACCGGCCAAACCCACGGCATGCAAACGCTTGACCAAGCGCTGCAAAATCTGGTCCGCCAAGGTGTGATCAGCCCGGAAACCGCGCGCGCCAAAGCGCAGAACGCCGACTTCGCGTAA